In Paenibacillus ihbetae, the following are encoded in one genomic region:
- a CDS encoding M17 family metallopeptidase has translation MNIIFDESHAAESRVYAIYEGDEPPFRLPDSRKRSGSLTWLYARSRDEADYLIAGMGSREQLTAEKVRKAAASVARALLKEHKTSAVLIRKPLDAGSEKTKLTEAEEFQAWMEGWLYGLYQFNKHRGVTATEASIKLHIRSKDWEGIPREELDSLLSIAAVRERGTRLARDLVNESPETLNPEAFAAVLEARFKDTEAKLHVYRGQELHERQMNGLLAVGKGSRFGPSLVEITYDGVPAGQKGSHVVLIGKGITFDMGGMNVKTGRDISDARMDMGGAAAVAGAMEILISRKAPVKVTALIAVADNLPDQHAMLPSSVIHYPNGISVQIANTDGEGRLIIADALLHAATLQADQVIDIATLTGNVGAALGLELAGIWGDEAMTRELVEIGERNGERLWPMPLVDEYESELRSDYADLRNVGTSTLAGAITAALFIRHFVPASMKWVHIDMAGTVQYKREFPHAAAGATGYGARLLADYVEKQFHKKPASGKE, from the coding sequence ATGAATATCATATTTGACGAATCGCATGCAGCCGAAAGCCGGGTCTATGCGATATATGAGGGAGACGAGCCGCCGTTTCGCCTCCCTGATTCCCGAAAACGAAGCGGAAGCTTAACATGGCTGTATGCGCGTTCCCGGGATGAAGCGGATTACTTAATCGCGGGCATGGGTTCAAGGGAGCAGCTAACCGCAGAGAAGGTGCGTAAAGCAGCGGCCTCAGTTGCCCGGGCGCTGCTGAAGGAACATAAAACAAGCGCTGTTCTCATCCGCAAACCGCTTGATGCGGGTTCGGAGAAAACCAAGCTGACTGAGGCAGAGGAATTCCAGGCCTGGATGGAAGGCTGGTTATACGGATTGTATCAGTTCAACAAGCATCGGGGCGTGACAGCAACGGAAGCCTCGATCAAGCTTCATATCCGGTCGAAGGATTGGGAAGGAATCCCGCGCGAGGAGCTGGATTCCCTGCTGTCCATCGCCGCGGTCCGCGAACGGGGAACAAGGCTTGCCAGAGACTTGGTCAACGAGTCGCCGGAGACTCTGAATCCGGAAGCGTTCGCTGCTGTATTGGAAGCACGCTTCAAGGACACGGAGGCCAAGCTTCATGTTTACCGCGGCCAGGAGCTCCATGAGCGCCAAATGAATGGACTGCTTGCGGTCGGGAAGGGCAGCCGTTTCGGGCCATCCCTGGTTGAAATTACGTATGATGGCGTCCCGGCCGGACAGAAGGGTTCTCATGTCGTGCTAATCGGCAAGGGCATTACCTTTGACATGGGCGGCATGAACGTCAAGACCGGCAGGGATATAAGCGATGCGCGCATGGATATGGGCGGCGCGGCTGCGGTAGCCGGCGCTATGGAGATTCTGATCTCCCGAAAAGCTCCGGTGAAGGTAACAGCTCTTATCGCGGTTGCCGATAATCTCCCGGACCAGCATGCGATGCTGCCGTCCTCCGTCATCCATTATCCGAACGGCATCAGCGTCCAGATCGCGAATACGGACGGCGAAGGCAGACTGATCATCGCGGATGCGCTGCTTCATGCGGCGACCCTTCAGGCGGATCAAGTGATCGACATCGCGACGCTGACAGGCAATGTCGGCGCTGCGCTAGGGCTTGAGCTGGCAGGAATCTGGGGCGATGAAGCGATGACCCGCGAGCTGGTCGAAATCGGTGAACGCAACGGCGAACGGCTGTGGCCGATGCCGCTTGTGGACGAATACGAGTCCGAGCTGCGGAGCGACTACGCGGATTTACGCAATGTCGGCACATCGACCTTGGCCGGTGCAATTACGGCCGCCCTGTTTATCCGGCATTTTGTTCCGGCATCGATGAAGTGGGTTCACATCGACATGGCGGGAACGGTTCAGTACAAGCGGGAGTTTCCGCATGCGGCTGCGGGAGCAACCGGCTACGGCGCCAGACTGCTGGCGGATTATGTAGAGAAGCAGTTTCATAAGAAACCGGCTTCCGGGAAGGAGTGA
- a CDS encoding copper homeostasis protein CutC: protein MLLEVIATTVDDAITAENNGADRLELITAITEGGLTPGIGLVQQVIKAVNIPVHVMVRPHSRSFVYSETDVATMIAEIQAIRSAGAAGVVLGALTPDGKIDEETLGALLAWTGDMQVTYHRAFDELDDQFEGLRTLMKYPAVTRVLTSGGPQPAPQAIPQIRRLVEEARGSHLKILAGNGLTWEIIRDFIDQTGVPEVHFGSAVRYGRSGLKPIDPVELRSLADSIHQ, encoded by the coding sequence ATGCTCCTAGAGGTTATAGCCACGACCGTGGATGACGCCATCACAGCTGAAAATAACGGCGCAGACCGGCTGGAGCTGATCACGGCAATCACGGAAGGCGGACTGACGCCGGGAATAGGACTTGTCCAGCAGGTCATCAAGGCCGTAAACATTCCGGTCCATGTGATGGTCCGGCCTCACAGCCGTTCCTTCGTGTACAGCGAGACCGACGTAGCCACCATGATCGCCGAGATTCAGGCGATTCGCAGCGCCGGAGCTGCCGGGGTCGTCCTTGGCGCGCTGACTCCCGACGGGAAGATTGACGAAGAAACGCTGGGTGCTCTCCTGGCGTGGACCGGGGACATGCAGGTGACGTATCACCGCGCCTTTGACGAGTTGGATGATCAGTTCGAAGGTCTGCGCACGTTAATGAAGTATCCGGCGGTTACCCGTGTGCTGACATCGGGCGGACCCCAGCCGGCACCGCAAGCCATTCCGCAAATTCGCCGGCTGGTCGAAGAGGCGCGCGGAAGTCATCTTAAGATCTTGGCCGGCAATGGATTAACGTGGGAGATCATCCGGGACTTCATCGATCAGACCGGTGTACCGGAAGTGCATTTCGGCTCGGCGGTCCGCTACGGCCGGTCCGGACTGAAGCCGATTGATCCGGTTGAGCTTCGGTCGCTGGCAGACAGCATTCATCAATAG
- a CDS encoding ROK family protein produces the protein MQTILNKQQEFVVGVDLGGTKIAAALFDSEGRLLNREQVETAGARTAEEVVGRITAMIRSVSGGHPLRGVGMASPGAVNSREGIVIYGTNLPEWTNVPLKAWMERELNTEVQVLNDANAAAWGEYVRGAGAGSTNMVYVTFSTGIGSGIVLDGKLFLGSNSYAGELGHHIIDPSGPQCNCGSRGCWEVFASGTAIGQEAALKIQERTSVIAELAAADGSVNARHVFEAKRLGDSVAIEVIDRAVYYMALGLVNVIHSFNPDRIVIGGGVSRAGELLFPALREMTDKLVMPAYLGTYEIVPAGLRDDVGLVGAAALFQ, from the coding sequence TTGCAAACCATTCTTAATAAACAACAAGAATTTGTAGTTGGCGTTGATCTTGGGGGTACGAAGATCGCGGCTGCGCTCTTTGATTCCGAAGGTCGGCTGCTGAACCGCGAGCAAGTGGAAACGGCAGGCGCCCGAACGGCTGAGGAGGTCGTCGGGAGAATTACGGCGATGATTCGCAGCGTTTCGGGCGGCCACCCGCTGCGGGGTGTCGGGATGGCTTCGCCGGGAGCGGTGAACAGCAGGGAGGGCATCGTCATTTACGGCACAAACTTGCCGGAATGGACGAATGTCCCCTTGAAAGCATGGATGGAGCGGGAGCTGAATACCGAAGTCCAGGTATTGAACGATGCCAATGCCGCTGCGTGGGGGGAATATGTACGCGGGGCCGGCGCAGGCTCCACGAATATGGTGTACGTCACCTTCAGCACGGGAATCGGCTCGGGCATCGTGCTGGACGGCAAGCTGTTCCTTGGAAGCAACTCCTATGCGGGCGAGCTGGGGCACCACATCATCGACCCGAGTGGACCGCAGTGCAACTGCGGAAGCCGCGGCTGCTGGGAGGTGTTTGCTTCCGGAACGGCGATCGGCCAGGAAGCCGCCCTGAAGATTCAGGAGCGGACGAGTGTGATCGCCGAGCTGGCGGCTGCCGACGGCAGCGTCAATGCACGGCATGTATTTGAGGCGAAGCGGCTGGGCGATTCCGTCGCGATCGAGGTTATCGATCGCGCGGTCTACTATATGGCTCTTGGTCTGGTCAACGTCATTCACAGCTTTAATCCGGACCGGATCGTCATCGGAGGGGGAGTCAGCAGGGCCGGTGAGCTGCTGTTCCCGGCGCTCCGCGAAATGACGGACAAGCTGGTTATGCCGGCTTATCTAGGAACCTATGAGATCGTTCCCGCCGGTCTGCGGGATGATGTCGGTCTCGTCGGAGCGGCCGCCCTGTTTCAATAA
- a CDS encoding AraC family transcriptional regulator, whose product MTPMRKAFNGDPLFPMELVYRTQKSPRMELPHHLHDLYELVYIHQGKGTFFIENKLVEKKEGDLFIIPGNTIHSSFPDPDDPIISSALFFAPSLVQGDPISDLQYAALHCFEVSRKSGAYRYELSGTDRTYIEDILKAMSDEFGQTRLGSREALVLQLRSILLYINRYISVSSAEKPAPAGLGPTWLIESIQWIHEHLDQPIGLAALSAHASVDPAHYSRMFKKYTGLTVTDYINAKRIAHAKELMLTNEMPIGRIAEICGYDTLTHFHRKFKSLTGMTPGAYRRQALSTS is encoded by the coding sequence ATGACTCCCATGCGCAAAGCCTTTAACGGAGACCCCTTGTTTCCTATGGAGCTGGTTTATCGGACGCAGAAAAGCCCCCGCATGGAGCTGCCCCACCATCTGCACGATCTTTACGAATTGGTATACATACATCAGGGGAAAGGCACTTTTTTTATTGAAAACAAATTAGTGGAGAAAAAAGAAGGCGACCTGTTTATCATTCCCGGGAACACGATCCACAGCTCTTTCCCTGACCCGGACGATCCGATTATTTCAAGCGCGTTATTCTTTGCGCCATCGCTCGTCCAAGGTGATCCTATCAGCGATTTACAATACGCTGCCCTTCATTGCTTCGAAGTTTCCCGGAAATCGGGAGCTTATCGTTATGAACTTTCAGGTACCGATCGAACGTATATCGAGGACATACTGAAAGCAATGTCGGACGAGTTTGGGCAGACCCGGTTAGGATCCCGGGAGGCGCTTGTGCTTCAGCTGCGCTCTATCCTGCTGTATATCAATCGTTATATCAGCGTCTCATCTGCAGAGAAGCCGGCCCCTGCGGGGCTTGGACCAACTTGGTTGATCGAATCCATTCAATGGATTCACGAGCATCTGGATCAACCCATCGGACTAGCCGCACTGTCGGCTCATGCGTCGGTAGATCCGGCCCATTACTCCAGAATGTTCAAGAAGTACACCGGCCTTACGGTTACCGATTATATCAATGCGAAACGGATCGCGCATGCCAAAGAGCTTATGCTCACGAACGAGATGCCCATAGGCCGCATCGCGGAAATTTGCGGGTACGACACCCTGACGCATTTTCACCGAAAATTCAAAAGCTTGACGGGAATGACGCCTGGTGCTTACAGGAGGCAGGCGCTGTCAACCAGCTAG
- a CDS encoding amidohydrolase family protein: protein MKVDAHQHYWRIERGDYGWITPELPVLYRDFLPSDLKPYLDAHQLDGTIAVQAAPTLEETDYLLSLADRDPSILGVVGWIDLFDPEHRRHYERFSKHPKFIGFRIMIQDMPDSSAILEPAFIEALNMYIQEEVPIDLLVRSHQLEHLLKLIQQVPNMRGVVDHLGKPPIRSGEMEPWESFMKEIARFPGIYCKLSGMVTEAEHRRWNQEDFTDYVHKAIALFGSERVMFGSDWPVCLLSAEYSQVVHVLEGALPNTWGEQERARLFGLNAVEFYKL, encoded by the coding sequence ATGAAAGTGGATGCCCACCAGCATTATTGGCGGATCGAACGGGGGGATTACGGATGGATCACACCTGAGCTTCCCGTGCTTTATCGGGACTTCCTGCCATCCGATTTAAAACCGTATCTGGATGCACATCAGCTTGACGGCACGATTGCGGTTCAGGCGGCCCCGACCCTAGAAGAAACGGATTATCTTTTATCCCTGGCCGATCGTGATCCTTCCATTCTCGGCGTGGTAGGGTGGATTGATCTCTTTGATCCGGAGCATCGCCGCCATTATGAACGATTCTCAAAGCATCCAAAGTTTATCGGCTTTCGGATTATGATTCAGGATATGCCTGATTCCAGTGCCATTCTGGAGCCGGCGTTTATCGAAGCCTTGAATATGTATATCCAGGAAGAGGTTCCGATCGATCTTCTTGTTCGAAGCCATCAGTTGGAGCACTTACTGAAGCTCATTCAGCAAGTCCCGAACATGCGAGGCGTGGTGGACCATCTGGGCAAACCACCGATAAGAAGCGGGGAGATGGAACCCTGGGAGAGCTTCATGAAGGAAATCGCACGTTTTCCGGGAATATACTGCAAGCTGTCCGGCATGGTCACCGAGGCCGAGCATCGGCGGTGGAACCAGGAGGACTTCACAGATTATGTACATAAAGCCATTGCCCTGTTCGGTTCCGAGCGGGTCATGTTCGGAAGCGACTGGCCGGTATGTCTGCTGTCCGCTGAATATAGCCAAGTCGTGCACGTGTTAGAAGGGGCGCTGCCCAACACATGGGGAGAGCAGGAGCGGGCACGATTGTTCGGGCTGAATGCCGTAGAGTTCTACAAGCTCTGA
- a CDS encoding aldo/keto reductase, translating to MKYRKLGRTGLEVSVLSFGASSLGSVFRETDDSEGIRTVHAAIDAGINLIDVSPYYGLTKAEAVLGQAIGQIPRDKFYLSTKAGRYGEQDFDFTFKRIIASADESLKRLNTDYVDFLFLHDIEFVPARIILEEGIPALQHLKEQGKIRFSGICGLPLQLFEKLLPQTKVDAIISYCHYSLNDQTLTRLLPLLYQEGIGLMNASPLSMGLLSHRGAPSWHPASAEIKEACRQAAEYCAKEGIDIAKLAVQFSTSHEQIPTTLVSTANPDNIVRNAEWTEEPLDQRLAAEVLRILEPIQGRTWISGRPEYNEGIRP from the coding sequence ATGAAGTACCGCAAGCTGGGTCGTACCGGACTGGAGGTTTCCGTATTAAGCTTCGGCGCATCCTCGCTGGGCTCCGTCTTTCGGGAAACGGACGACAGCGAAGGAATCCGTACCGTTCATGCAGCCATTGATGCAGGGATTAATTTGATTGATGTTTCCCCTTATTATGGACTGACGAAGGCTGAAGCGGTACTTGGCCAAGCCATCGGGCAGATCCCCCGGGACAAATTTTATCTCTCCACCAAAGCCGGCCGTTACGGCGAGCAGGATTTTGATTTTACATTCAAGCGGATCATTGCCAGTGCAGATGAGAGCTTGAAACGGTTGAATACCGACTATGTGGATTTTCTCTTCCTGCATGATATTGAGTTCGTGCCCGCACGGATCATTTTGGAGGAAGGTATCCCTGCACTCCAGCATTTAAAAGAGCAAGGAAAAATCCGCTTTAGCGGAATATGCGGCCTGCCGTTACAGCTGTTTGAAAAGCTGCTGCCTCAGACGAAAGTGGATGCAATCATCTCGTATTGCCACTATTCTTTAAATGATCAGACGCTGACACGTTTGCTGCCATTGCTTTATCAAGAAGGAATCGGTCTCATGAACGCGTCTCCATTGTCGATGGGGCTGCTTAGCCATCGAGGAGCGCCGTCATGGCATCCGGCTTCGGCGGAAATCAAGGAAGCGTGCAGACAAGCGGCTGAATATTGCGCGAAAGAAGGAATCGATATTGCCAAGCTAGCCGTGCAGTTCTCGACCTCGCATGAGCAGATTCCCACGACACTGGTCAGTACGGCCAACCCGGATAACATCGTGCGCAATGCCGAATGGACCGAAGAACCTCTGGATCAAAGGTTGGCGGCCGAGGTTTTAAGGATCCTGGAGCCGATTCAAGGTCGGACTTGGATAAGCGGACGCCCGGAATACAATGAAGGGATCAGACCATAA
- a CDS encoding zinc-binding alcohol dehydrogenase family protein gives MKGIVCSRIGEFQFREDLPEPQLLDGEAIISIKRIGICGTDLHAFNGNQPFFTYPRILGHELSGMIEQIGDNEVGLKAGDIVCVIPYMHCGQCMACLRGKTNCCRSMNVIGVHTDGGMRERISVPITHLVRADGLSMDQAALVEPLAIGAHSVQRANITRGDTVLVIGAGPIGLGVMVFAKEKGATVIAMDMNAERLAFSKSWAKADHIIRAGQESSNELAALTGGELPAIVFDATGNQRSMTHAFKLVGHGGTLVYVGLINGDISFEDSDFHKRELTLMGSRNATKADFNHVINTITESGLELERYVTHRCGFDEMIGEFKHWLDPSSKVIKAVVEL, from the coding sequence ATGAAGGGAATTGTGTGCAGTCGGATTGGAGAGTTTCAATTCCGCGAGGATTTGCCGGAGCCGCAATTGCTTGATGGCGAGGCTATCATCAGCATTAAACGAATCGGGATTTGCGGTACGGATCTTCATGCCTTTAACGGCAATCAGCCGTTCTTTACCTACCCGCGAATTCTCGGTCATGAGCTATCCGGGATGATTGAACAGATCGGGGACAATGAAGTGGGGTTGAAGGCAGGCGACATCGTCTGTGTCATTCCTTACATGCACTGTGGACAATGCATGGCTTGTCTCAGAGGCAAAACCAATTGCTGCAGATCGATGAATGTCATCGGCGTGCATACAGACGGAGGCATGCGGGAGCGCATTTCGGTTCCGATCACCCATTTGGTTCGAGCAGACGGATTATCAATGGATCAGGCGGCCCTGGTAGAACCGTTAGCGATAGGGGCCCATAGTGTTCAAAGGGCGAATATCACCCGCGGGGATACGGTTTTGGTGATCGGTGCCGGTCCTATCGGACTTGGCGTCATGGTGTTTGCTAAGGAGAAGGGAGCAACCGTTATCGCAATGGACATGAACGCTGAGCGATTAGCCTTCAGCAAGTCGTGGGCCAAGGCTGACCATATAATCCGGGCCGGGCAAGAATCGTCAAATGAACTTGCGGCGTTAACGGGTGGAGAGCTTCCCGCCATTGTTTTTGATGCAACTGGAAATCAGCGATCCATGACCCATGCCTTCAAGTTGGTTGGGCACGGTGGAACCCTGGTGTACGTCGGGTTAATCAACGGAGACATTTCCTTCGAGGATTCCGATTTCCATAAACGGGAATTGACCTTGATGGGCAGCCGTAATGCGACCAAAGCCGACTTCAATCATGTTATAAATACGATAACGGAAAGTGGTCTTGAATTGGAGCGGTATGTCACGCATCGATGCGGATTTGATGAAATGATCGGCGAATTTAAACATTGGCTGGACCCGTCCTCCAAGGTAATCAAAGCGGTCGTGGAGCTCTGA
- a CDS encoding helix-turn-helix domain-containing protein, translated as MILGTFKSKILIYSLLLGSFPTILIGFFSYFIAAKDVEEKVNEGNMHLLNQTRMRVEQVLDSMQRTALQFENSALLKSVMDSKLSGQDFIKVRELMKEMFNLQTQTILNQVYVVNLKHEWVVDLNSLKPLEGLNKAEFERYLDTNESIFWAAGSGEISQTANPVETDHWNSAEQTATTLRLVHKIPLLSKNASPSGILILQITAKDIRSMLEPDNLRAAQYILNEQGEAFLSPVQDRVAYRSINGEVSTRIAQSGQLQGAFHAESEGKKVSVLYAKSEYNGWTYVSVVSLDKVTDQTGNIALITAAACFGIIVTVLIASLFGSRRMYSPIRRLHEFATNVQPQQADGNRKDEFEFIRDSLTSLAVSRNELDKQMKSQTVHLREFYVLKLFTEQMSGADDKYASERYGFPTGWGSLGVLQLELDNLQQSRFQEQDRELLLFAVNNIVSETLPEEARFSPIVLNHSQVTLLTCKEKDAEAGQALFYETAQHIKAKVQEYLGLECSIGISHPFQRLSDVKRAYKESSAALKLRFVLGSNIIVRYADIEDQGSAEKTVYNKLRQIEDQMMLALEERQLGKVEQLFQRYLDELLCNGGLYQEHQLLLLQLASRTVSIAQEQGLSMQQLWNGEEELKRLFRLQTRTEIASWFDARLFKPVIEILGDMADKQFVNITRRIIEIVQEQYDRDISLEYCAAIMNFNPAYISRVFKKEMGVSFSEYLSEYRMNIAKNLLATTELKVSEIGQKVSYTNISAFIRTFRRTFGVTPGQYREQLHREEG; from the coding sequence ATGATATTGGGAACATTTAAATCCAAAATACTCATATATAGTTTGCTATTGGGATCCTTTCCGACGATTCTTATCGGATTCTTCTCTTATTTCATTGCCGCCAAAGACGTGGAGGAGAAGGTGAACGAGGGGAATATGCATCTGTTGAACCAGACCCGGATGAGGGTGGAGCAGGTGCTCGATTCCATGCAACGAACCGCCCTGCAGTTTGAGAACTCCGCGCTGCTCAAGTCTGTGATGGACAGCAAGTTAAGCGGACAGGACTTTATTAAGGTCCGGGAACTGATGAAGGAAATGTTTAATCTGCAGACGCAGACCATATTAAACCAGGTGTACGTCGTTAATCTGAAGCATGAATGGGTCGTGGATTTAAATTCCCTCAAGCCGCTGGAGGGCTTGAACAAGGCCGAGTTCGAGCGGTATCTGGATACCAATGAAAGCATATTCTGGGCAGCGGGATCGGGGGAAATCTCGCAAACCGCGAATCCGGTGGAGACGGATCATTGGAACAGCGCGGAACAAACGGCAACAACTCTTCGGCTGGTGCATAAAATACCGCTGCTGTCGAAGAACGCGTCCCCGTCAGGTATTCTGATCCTGCAAATCACTGCCAAAGATATCCGGAGCATGCTGGAGCCGGACAATTTGCGGGCAGCCCAGTATATCCTGAACGAGCAGGGAGAGGCATTCCTGTCGCCGGTTCAGGATCGGGTGGCTTACCGCTCGATCAACGGAGAGGTCTCGACAAGGATTGCACAGTCCGGCCAGCTCCAAGGCGCATTCCACGCAGAGAGCGAAGGCAAAAAGGTGAGCGTGCTGTATGCCAAGTCGGAATATAACGGATGGACCTATGTGTCCGTGGTATCCCTGGATAAAGTAACGGACCAGACGGGGAACATTGCGCTGATTACAGCCGCCGCCTGTTTCGGGATCATTGTGACCGTGCTGATCGCTTCCTTGTTTGGCAGCCGGAGAATGTATTCACCAATCCGCAGACTCCATGAGTTTGCGACGAACGTTCAGCCGCAGCAGGCCGATGGCAACCGCAAGGACGAGTTTGAGTTCATCCGGGATAGTCTGACCTCCCTTGCCGTATCCAGAAACGAACTGGACAAACAGATGAAATCCCAAACGGTCCATCTGCGGGAGTTCTATGTCCTCAAGCTGTTCACTGAGCAAATGTCCGGAGCCGATGACAAGTATGCTTCCGAACGCTACGGGTTTCCCACGGGCTGGGGGAGCCTCGGGGTGCTGCAGCTTGAGCTGGATAACCTGCAGCAGTCGCGGTTTCAGGAACAGGACCGGGAGCTTCTTCTGTTTGCGGTAAACAATATCGTCTCGGAAACCTTGCCCGAAGAGGCCCGCTTCAGTCCGATCGTGCTGAATCATTCCCAGGTGACGCTGCTGACCTGTAAAGAAAAGGATGCCGAAGCCGGGCAGGCTTTGTTCTATGAGACCGCTCAGCACATCAAAGCCAAGGTTCAAGAATATCTCGGGCTCGAATGCAGCATCGGCATCAGCCACCCGTTTCAGCGGTTGTCCGATGTGAAGCGTGCCTATAAAGAAAGCAGCGCGGCACTTAAATTGCGATTTGTGCTCGGGTCGAATATCATCGTGCGCTATGCCGATATTGAGGATCAGGGCAGCGCAGAGAAGACGGTATACAATAAATTAAGGCAGATTGAGGATCAGATGATGCTTGCCCTGGAAGAGCGCCAGCTCGGGAAGGTCGAGCAGCTGTTTCAGCGTTACTTGGATGAGCTGCTGTGCAATGGCGGGCTCTATCAAGAGCATCAATTATTGCTGCTGCAGCTTGCCTCCAGGACCGTCAGCATAGCCCAGGAGCAGGGACTGTCGATGCAGCAATTATGGAATGGCGAAGAGGAGCTGAAGCGTCTGTTCAGGCTGCAGACCCGAACCGAAATTGCAAGCTGGTTCGACGCCAGATTGTTTAAGCCTGTTATCGAAATTTTGGGGGATATGGCGGATAAGCAATTCGTGAACATCACCCGCCGAATCATTGAGATTGTGCAGGAGCAGTATGACAGAGACATTTCACTTGAGTACTGCGCAGCGATCATGAATTTTAATCCGGCTTATATCAGTCGTGTATTTAAGAAAGAGATGGGTGTCTCCTTCAGTGAATACTTAAGCGAGTATCGAATGAATATAGCCAAAAATCTGCTGGCTACGACCGAGCTGAAGGTTTCGGAAATCGGTCAGAAAGTGAGCTATACCAATATCAGCGCCTTCATTCGTACGTTCCGCCGGACGTTCGGGGTAACTCCCGGCCAGTACCGGGAGCAGCTTCACCGTGAAGAAGGTTAG
- a CDS encoding ABC transporter permease, with protein sequence MNSNQAPATTRPQVKRERRLEKRKLLLRDLVRDRWMYLMLLPGVLYFIVFKYVPMYGVTMAFQDYKPHTGFFGSPWVGFKHFERFFSEPQFWMLFRNTIILALYNLIFFFPLPIILALMLNELRRERFKRFVQTLIYIPHFVSWVVVVGIFYILFTTENGILNEIIYQITGEKIAFLLEKDWFRTMIVSQSIWKEVGWGTVIFLAALAGVDLQQYEAARIDGAGRWRQLWHITLPAIRSTIIILLILRLGNFLDSGFEQIFLMITPTNREVSEVFDTYVYTKGMTQAQYSYSAAVGLFKSFVGLVLVLGSNWMAKRFGEEGVY encoded by the coding sequence ATGAATTCAAATCAAGCTCCGGCAACAACAAGACCGCAAGTAAAGAGGGAACGGCGTCTGGAGAAACGAAAGCTCTTACTGAGGGATCTGGTCAGAGACAGATGGATGTATCTGATGCTGCTGCCAGGCGTGCTGTATTTTATCGTATTTAAATACGTGCCGATGTACGGGGTGACGATGGCTTTTCAGGATTACAAGCCGCATACCGGATTCTTCGGCAGCCCGTGGGTCGGTTTTAAGCATTTTGAGCGCTTCTTCAGCGAACCGCAGTTTTGGATGCTTTTTCGCAACACCATCATTTTAGCGTTATATAATCTGATCTTTTTCTTTCCGCTGCCGATTATACTGGCACTCATGCTGAATGAGCTGAGGCGGGAACGCTTTAAAAGATTTGTGCAAACCTTGATTTACATCCCGCATTTTGTATCCTGGGTTGTCGTCGTAGGTATTTTCTATATCTTGTTTACGACCGAGAACGGCATTCTGAATGAAATCATTTATCAGATAACGGGTGAGAAAATCGCTTTCCTGCTGGAGAAGGACTGGTTCCGGACGATGATTGTGTCCCAGTCGATCTGGAAGGAAGTCGGATGGGGTACCGTGATCTTTCTTGCCGCCCTTGCAGGCGTAGACCTGCAGCAATATGAAGCCGCACGGATCGATGGAGCAGGACGCTGGCGCCAGCTGTGGCATATCACGCTGCCGGCCATCCGCAGCACGATCATCATTTTGCTTATTCTACGTTTAGGCAACTTTCTGGACTCCGGGTTCGAGCAAATCTTCCTGATGATCACGCCGACGAACCGGGAAGTGAGCGAAGTGTTCGATACGTATGTGTACACCAAAGGGATGACGCAGGCGCAGTACAGCTACAGCGCAGCCGTCGGATTGTTCAAATCCTTCGTCGGATTGGTTTTGGTTCTCGGTTCCAACTGGATGGCCAAGCGATTTGGGGAAGAAGGGGTGTACTAG